A region of Bactrocera tryoni isolate S06 unplaced genomic scaffold, CSIRO_BtryS06_freeze2 scaffold_331, whole genome shotgun sequence DNA encodes the following proteins:
- the LOC120781137 gene encoding uncharacterized protein LOC120781137, with the protein MFCLCLYCLYYLQKKVRSGKVTKQQKLKFLDLLKNHRNVGTGQFGGPNNGKAANAVGATLTAELNACGRACKTVEQWKKCWADWKSGVKKQQAAIMRFQNATGHRPASEGPAPLDGMNLQVLDFFPTALVDGDGVTKESGFQEMNDSANEELQKSLDDVLDTSQKT; encoded by the exons atgttttgtttatgtttatattgtttatattatttacagaAAAAAGTAAGAAGTGGAAAAGTtaccaaacaacaaaaactaaaatttctagatttattgaaaaatcataGAAATGTTGGTACCGGACAATTTGGTGGCCCAAACAACGGCAAAGCTGCTAATGCTGTAGGGGCAACTCTCACAGCGGAATTGAACGCATGCGGAAGAGCATGTAAAACCGTTGAGCAGTGGAAAAAG TGCTGGGCAGACTGGAAGTCAGGCGTAAAGAAGCAGCAGGCCGCAATTATGCGTTTCCAGAACGCTACTGGACATCGTCCTGCCTCTGAAGGTCCAGCGCCGCTAGATGGTATGAACCTGCAAGTGTTAGACTTTTTCCCAACTGCACTTGTTGATGGCGATGGCGTTACTAAGGAGTCGGGGTTTCAAGAG ATGAATGATAGTGCGAATGAAGAATTGCAGAAATCACTTGATGACGTGTTGGATACATCTCAGAAAACCTGA